In Opitutaceae bacterium TAV5, one genomic interval encodes:
- a CDS encoding pilus biogenesis protein has protein sequence MLIDTNLLLDVLLDRAHLADDSQAVIDWCEANPGCGFLAWHTLANLHYIGARAGNAAAVHDFLQALLRHMEVCPCGTAEAHVALALPVRDFEDALQVAAGQATGVDYIVTRNVKDFRRSPVPALSPEAFLKRT, from the coding sequence GTGTTGATCGATACCAATCTGTTGCTGGATGTTTTGCTGGATCGCGCGCATCTGGCCGATGACAGCCAGGCCGTCATCGACTGGTGCGAAGCCAATCCGGGGTGCGGATTTCTGGCATGGCACACCTTGGCCAATCTTCACTACATCGGCGCCCGTGCGGGAAATGCCGCTGCCGTGCATGATTTCCTGCAGGCGTTGCTTCGCCATATGGAGGTATGCCCGTGCGGGACTGCGGAGGCTCATGTCGCACTCGCCTTGCCGGTCCGGGATTTCGAAGATGCCCTGCAGGTCGCAGCCGGACAAGCGACCGGCGTGGATTATATCGTGACTCGCAATGTAAAAGACTTTCGCCGTTCTCCGGTGCCCGCGCTTTCTCCCGAAGCATTCCTGAAGCGCACGTGA
- a CDS encoding sodium/hydrogen exchanger, translated as MCLLPLPAVRPHRQSRRRPHFSPASPARFMEHDISLITTIAFGFAAALFFGLLAKKVGLSPIVGYLLAGIAAGPHTPGFVGNVHLASQLAEIGVILLMFGVGLHFHLKDLLAVRNIAIPGALGQSTLATLAMIGIAVLAGWSWTQGLVIGIAVSVASTVVLLRVLIDSHTLETASGHVAVGWLIVEDIITVLVLVVLPAVAVKTGIDGAVDASAAEGGKSVFWTAGIAILKLVALGALAVVVGSRFVPWVLMRVARVRSRELFTLAVLVMSIAMATAAYAAFGASMALGAFMAGMLVGQSKFSHQAGSELLPLRDAFAVLFFVSVGMLFDFRSVMESPALLAGVLLVILVVKPVAAFIIVLVCRHTVHTGLVVAGGLAQIGEFSFILAEVARSHGLIPGQAYSLLVAGAIISISLNPILFRQLLSMEPWIEKHASWMRWLGRRNDAHGAAINAATPHGEQAPADAIVVGHGPVGQAVTEVLGQFGIRPLIIEMNVDTVAELHNRHQRALYGDATRSEILKEAGLAKARYLVITTPEPAVRIAMITAAREVNPDIRIFTRARYLGEHVALREAGATVICCDELAGAAGLAESLLTEMKTPHDQIEREVSRIRADWGPTILTTLNSDTPVK; from the coding sequence TTGTGCCTTCTGCCGCTGCCTGCTGTCCGCCCGCACCGGCAATCCCGGCGACGGCCACACTTTTCTCCCGCTTCTCCCGCCCGTTTTATGGAACACGACATCTCGCTTATCACCACCATCGCCTTCGGCTTCGCCGCCGCCCTTTTCTTCGGGTTGCTCGCGAAAAAGGTCGGCCTCTCTCCCATCGTCGGTTACCTGCTCGCCGGCATCGCCGCCGGTCCGCACACGCCCGGTTTTGTCGGCAACGTCCACCTCGCCTCGCAGCTCGCCGAGATCGGCGTCATCCTGCTGATGTTCGGCGTCGGCCTGCACTTCCACCTGAAAGACCTGCTCGCCGTGCGCAACATCGCCATCCCCGGCGCGCTCGGCCAGAGCACGCTCGCCACCCTGGCGATGATCGGCATCGCGGTGCTCGCCGGCTGGTCATGGACGCAGGGGCTGGTCATCGGCATCGCCGTGTCGGTGGCCAGCACCGTCGTGCTGCTGCGCGTGCTCATCGACAGCCACACGCTGGAGACCGCTTCCGGCCATGTCGCCGTCGGCTGGCTCATCGTGGAGGACATCATCACGGTGCTCGTTCTGGTGGTGCTGCCCGCCGTGGCCGTGAAAACCGGGATCGACGGCGCTGTCGATGCCTCCGCCGCCGAAGGCGGCAAGAGCGTCTTCTGGACGGCCGGCATCGCCATCCTCAAACTCGTCGCGCTCGGCGCGCTCGCCGTGGTCGTGGGTTCGCGGTTCGTGCCGTGGGTGCTGATGCGCGTGGCCCGCGTGCGTTCGCGCGAGCTGTTCACGCTGGCCGTGCTGGTGATGTCCATCGCCATGGCCACGGCGGCTTACGCGGCCTTCGGCGCGTCGATGGCGCTGGGCGCGTTCATGGCGGGCATGCTCGTGGGCCAGTCGAAATTCAGCCACCAGGCCGGTTCGGAACTGCTGCCGCTGCGCGATGCGTTCGCGGTGCTGTTTTTCGTCTCCGTCGGCATGCTCTTCGATTTTCGTTCGGTGATGGAAAGCCCGGCGCTGCTCGCGGGCGTGCTTCTCGTGATCCTGGTGGTGAAGCCGGTGGCCGCGTTCATCATCGTGCTGGTCTGCCGGCACACGGTTCACACCGGACTCGTCGTGGCGGGCGGCCTCGCGCAGATCGGCGAATTTTCTTTCATCCTTGCCGAAGTGGCGCGCTCGCACGGGCTCATCCCCGGGCAGGCCTACTCGCTGCTCGTGGCCGGCGCGATCATCTCGATCAGCCTCAATCCGATCCTCTTCAGACAACTGCTCTCGATGGAACCGTGGATCGAAAAACACGCCTCGTGGATGCGCTGGCTCGGGCGGCGCAACGACGCGCACGGCGCCGCGATCAACGCGGCCACTCCGCACGGCGAGCAGGCTCCGGCGGATGCCATTGTCGTCGGCCATGGCCCGGTCGGGCAGGCCGTCACGGAAGTGCTGGGGCAATTCGGGATCAGGCCGCTCATCATCGAGATGAATGTCGATACCGTGGCCGAGCTCCACAACCGCCACCAGCGCGCGCTCTACGGCGACGCCACCCGCAGCGAAATCCTCAAGGAAGCGGGACTGGCCAAGGCGCGCTACCTCGTCATCACCACGCCCGAACCGGCGGTGCGCATCGCCATGATCACGGCGGCCCGCGAAGTGAATCCCGACATCCGGATTTTCACCCGCGCCCGCTATCTCGGCGAACACGTGGCGCTGCGCGAGGCGGGGGCGACGGTGATCTGCTGCGACGAACTCGCCGGCGCGGCCGGTCTCGCCGAGTCGCTGCTCACCGAGATGAAGACCCCGCACGACCAGATCGAGCGCGAGGTCAGCCGCATCCGCGCCGACTGGGGCCCGACGATTCTCACCACGCTCAACAGCGACACGCCGGTGAAATGA
- a CDS encoding nitrogen regulatory protein P-II 1 (indirectly regulates nitrogen metabolism; at high nitrogen levels P-II prevents the phosphorylation of NR-I, the transcriptional activator of the glutamine synthetase gene (glnA); at low nitrogen levels P-II is uridylylated to form PII-UMP and interacts with an adenylyltransferase (GlnE) that activates GlnA), whose protein sequence is MKLIIAIIKPFKLEEVKEALAAVGVEGMTVTEVKGFGRQKGHTEIYRGSEYTVDFLPKIKIEIVTGDDIAGKTIDAIVKAARSGKIGDGKVFVVPVGDAVRIRTDEHGDTAI, encoded by the coding sequence ATGAAACTCATCATTGCCATTATCAAACCGTTCAAGCTCGAGGAAGTGAAAGAGGCCCTGGCCGCCGTCGGCGTCGAGGGCATGACCGTAACCGAGGTCAAGGGCTTCGGCCGCCAGAAAGGCCACACCGAAATCTACCGCGGCAGCGAGTACACGGTGGATTTCCTCCCGAAAATCAAGATCGAGATCGTCACCGGCGACGACATCGCCGGCAAGACCATCGACGCCATCGTCAAGGCCGCCAGGTCCGGCAAGATCGGCGACGGCAAGGTCTTCGTCGTCCCCGTCGGTGATGCCGTCCGCATCCGCACCGACGAGCACGGTGATACCGCCATCTGA
- a CDS encoding ammonium transporter, with protein sequence MNLSNLTCKLRLVLAGGLLGLAALVSPAAADEPAPPAAGALPAPTLEQRIADLEAYVNNSARTEGVASNVSGPGPGHNAWLMTSSALVLFMTLPGLALFYGGLVRRKNVLSVLAQCLGIAGMVTILWWAVGFSLCFAPGNAIFGGLDFAFFKGVDGNPHTLDWVSENVFAIFQLTFAIITPALIVGAIAERMKFTAILAFIALWMFAVYFPLAHMVWGGGLMAGADGSIKAIDFAGGTVVHMSSGWSALILCIILGPRLGFGKEKMAPHSMVLCMVGTGMLWVGWYGFNAGSAGAADGIAGNAFMTTTLAAAIGGFTWATLEFFTRKHASILGFCSGIVAGLVVITPAAGFVDATGAVICGVLAGIVPFIFCVKLKAIFGYDDALDTFGVHAVGGTLGSILTGILATDKVNPGITDLLPGLVGEQIKATLVTIVWSVAATVIIAFVVKAAIGLRPTPEAETTGLDISEHGEEGYTA encoded by the coding sequence ATGAACCTCTCAAACCTCACCTGCAAGCTGCGTCTCGTCCTTGCCGGCGGCTTGCTTGGCCTGGCCGCTCTCGTTTCTCCGGCCGCCGCCGACGAACCTGCCCCGCCGGCAGCCGGTGCGCTTCCGGCTCCGACGCTCGAGCAGCGCATCGCCGACCTCGAAGCCTACGTCAACAACAGCGCCCGCACCGAAGGCGTGGCCTCCAACGTCTCCGGGCCCGGTCCCGGCCACAACGCCTGGCTCATGACGTCGTCGGCCCTCGTTCTCTTCATGACACTGCCCGGTCTGGCGCTTTTCTACGGCGGACTCGTGCGCAGGAAAAACGTCCTTTCCGTCCTCGCGCAGTGCCTGGGCATCGCCGGCATGGTGACGATCCTCTGGTGGGCCGTCGGCTTCAGCCTCTGCTTCGCTCCCGGCAATGCCATTTTCGGCGGGCTCGATTTTGCCTTTTTCAAGGGCGTGGATGGCAACCCGCACACGCTCGACTGGGTGTCGGAAAACGTCTTCGCCATCTTCCAGCTCACGTTCGCCATCATCACGCCCGCGCTCATCGTGGGCGCCATCGCCGAGCGCATGAAGTTCACCGCCATCCTCGCCTTCATCGCCCTGTGGATGTTCGCGGTCTACTTTCCCCTCGCCCACATGGTCTGGGGCGGCGGCCTGATGGCGGGCGCAGACGGCTCGATCAAGGCGATCGACTTCGCCGGCGGCACCGTGGTGCACATGTCCTCCGGCTGGTCCGCGCTCATCCTCTGTATCATCCTCGGCCCCCGCCTCGGGTTCGGTAAGGAAAAGATGGCGCCGCACAGCATGGTGCTCTGCATGGTCGGCACCGGCATGCTCTGGGTCGGCTGGTACGGCTTCAATGCCGGCAGCGCCGGAGCGGCCGACGGCATCGCCGGCAACGCCTTCATGACGACCACGCTCGCGGCCGCCATCGGCGGCTTCACCTGGGCGACGCTCGAATTTTTCACCCGCAAGCATGCGTCCATCCTCGGCTTCTGCTCCGGGATCGTCGCCGGCCTGGTCGTGATCACACCCGCCGCCGGTTTCGTCGATGCGACCGGGGCCGTCATCTGCGGCGTGCTCGCCGGCATCGTGCCCTTCATCTTCTGTGTGAAACTCAAGGCCATCTTCGGTTACGACGACGCGCTCGACACCTTCGGTGTCCATGCCGTCGGCGGCACCCTCGGCTCGATCCTCACCGGCATCCTCGCGACAGACAAAGTCAATCCCGGCATCACCGATCTGCTCCCCGGTCTCGTCGGCGAGCAGATCAAGGCCACCCTCGTCACCATCGTCTGGAGCGTGGCGGCCACGGTCATCATCGCTTTTGTGGTCAAGGCCGCCATCGGTCTGCGCCCGACGCCCGAAGCCGAAACCACCGGTCTCGATATCAGCGAACACGGCGAGGAAGGCTACACCGCCTGA
- a CDS encoding nitrogen regulatory protein P-II 1 (indirectly regulates nitrogen metabolism; at high nitrogen levels P-II prevents the phosphorylation of NR-I, the transcriptional activator of the glutamine synthetase gene (glnA); at low nitrogen levels P-II is uridylylated to form PII-UMP and interacts with an adenylyltransferase (GlnE) that activates GlnA), whose translation MKLIIAIIKPFKLEEVKEALAAVGIEGMTVTEVKGFGRQKGHTEIYRGSEYTVDFLPKVKIEIVVGDDVVAKTVEAVVKAAKTGKIGDGKVFVVPVEDAIRIRTDERGDSAV comes from the coding sequence ATGAAACTTATCATCGCCATTATCAAGCCGTTCAAGCTCGAGGAAGTGAAGGAAGCCCTGGCCGCCGTCGGCATCGAGGGCATGACCGTAACCGAGGTCAAGGGCTTCGGCCGCCAGAAAGGCCACACCGAAATCTACCGCGGCAGCGAGTACACGGTGGACTTCCTCCCGAAAGTGAAAATCGAAATCGTCGTCGGCGACGATGTGGTCGCCAAGACCGTTGAAGCCGTCGTCAAGGCGGCCAAGACCGGCAAGATCGGCGACGGCAAGGTCTTCGTCGTCCCCGTCGAGGATGCCATCCGCATCCGTACCGACGAACGCGGCGACTCGGCCGTCTGA
- a CDS encoding ammonium transporter encodes MTRILKMVSVCGLLALISPLSAQEAAAAEAPVPISAGDTAWMLTSTALVLFMTLPGLALFYGGLVRRKNVLSVLAQCLGIAGLTAGLWWAVGYSLSFSGDGQFIGNLDMAFLKGIYGPDPGKIDINYSSTLAGVPETVWVMFQYTFAVITPALIVGAIAERMKYAAVLAFVTGWLLLVYFPFAHMVWGGGYIGETLGAIDFAGGLVVHMSSGYSALVLAIILGPRLGYGKEKMAPHSMVLCMIGTAILWVGWYGFNAGSAGAADGLAGSAFLTTTLAAAIGGFVWAGLEYFIKKQPSVLGFCSGIVAGLVVITPAAGFVSANGAILCGIAAGVIPFFAVVYLKKWIGYDDALDTFGVHAVGGTVGTLLTGLLAVEDINGAAGGMALLGKQFISVIIVLVWSVVATIIIAYVVKATIGLRPTPEVETTGLDISEHGEEGYVD; translated from the coding sequence ATGACCCGCATCCTCAAGATGGTCTCCGTCTGCGGATTGCTGGCCTTGATCAGTCCGCTCTCCGCACAGGAAGCTGCCGCGGCGGAAGCCCCCGTCCCCATCAGCGCCGGCGATACCGCCTGGATGCTCACCAGCACCGCGCTCGTGCTCTTCATGACACTGCCCGGCCTGGCGCTCTTCTACGGGGGACTCGTCCGAAGAAAGAATGTGCTCTCCGTCCTCGCGCAGTGTCTCGGCATCGCCGGACTGACCGCGGGGCTCTGGTGGGCGGTCGGTTACAGCCTGTCGTTCAGCGGCGACGGCCAGTTTATCGGCAACCTCGACATGGCATTCCTGAAAGGGATCTACGGTCCCGATCCCGGAAAGATCGACATCAACTATTCGAGCACGCTGGCCGGCGTGCCCGAGACCGTCTGGGTGATGTTCCAGTACACGTTCGCGGTCATCACGCCCGCGCTCATCGTCGGCGCCATCGCCGAGCGCATGAAATACGCCGCGGTTCTCGCCTTTGTCACCGGCTGGCTGCTCCTCGTGTATTTCCCGTTTGCCCACATGGTCTGGGGCGGCGGCTACATCGGCGAGACGCTCGGTGCGATCGATTTCGCCGGCGGTCTGGTCGTCCATATGTCTTCCGGTTACTCGGCCCTCGTTCTGGCGATCATCCTCGGCCCGCGCCTCGGCTACGGCAAAGAGAAGATGGCCCCCCACAGCATGGTGCTCTGTATGATCGGCACCGCCATCCTGTGGGTCGGCTGGTATGGTTTCAACGCCGGCAGCGCCGGTGCGGCCGACGGCCTGGCGGGCAGCGCCTTCCTCACGACCACCCTCGCGGCGGCCATCGGCGGCTTCGTCTGGGCCGGCCTTGAATATTTCATCAAGAAACAGCCCTCCGTCCTCGGTTTCTGCTCGGGCATTGTCGCGGGCCTCGTGGTCATCACGCCAGCGGCCGGTTTCGTCAGCGCCAACGGCGCGATCCTCTGCGGTATCGCCGCCGGTGTGATTCCGTTCTTCGCCGTGGTTTATCTCAAGAAGTGGATCGGCTATGACGATGCACTCGACACCTTCGGCGTTCACGCCGTCGGCGGCACGGTCGGCACCCTGCTGACCGGTCTCCTCGCTGTCGAGGACATCAACGGCGCGGCGGGCGGCATGGCATTGCTCGGCAAGCAGTTCATCAGCGTCATCATCGTGCTGGTCTGGAGCGTGGTCGCCACCATCATCATCGCCTACGTCGTCAAGGCCACCATCGGTCTCCGCCCGACGCCCGAAGTCGAAACCACCGGTCTCGATATCAGCGAACACGGCGAAGAAGGCTACGTCGACTGA
- a CDS encoding NUDIX hydrolase, giving the protein MSAPASASSVVSVVCALIEREGRVFVAQRPPHKHLGGKWEFPGGKIEPGETPEAALVRECREELGCEVVPGERLPEAVHDYGTVVIRLIPFVARLAEPAIDPQSSEHAAVRWILPEEFASLDMPAADEPIVRAYRKRQ; this is encoded by the coding sequence ATGTCTGCTCCGGCTTCCGCTTCTTCTGTCGTTTCCGTGGTGTGCGCGCTGATCGAGCGCGAGGGGCGCGTCTTTGTCGCACAACGGCCGCCGCACAAGCACCTGGGCGGCAAGTGGGAATTTCCCGGCGGCAAGATCGAGCCGGGCGAGACACCCGAAGCGGCGCTGGTGCGCGAGTGCCGCGAGGAGCTCGGTTGCGAGGTCGTACCCGGCGAGCGTCTGCCGGAAGCCGTCCATGATTACGGCACGGTGGTGATTCGCCTGATCCCGTTTGTGGCCAGGCTGGCGGAGCCGGCCATCGATCCGCAGTCCAGCGAGCACGCCGCGGTGCGCTGGATCCTGCCGGAAGAATTCGCCTCGCTCGACATGCCGGCAGCCGACGAGCCGATCGTCCGCGCGTACCGGAAGCGGCAATAA
- a CDS encoding membrane protein, which translates to MNKSIRLPLAFTTLAGLFVFAGCSNNAHYVDSKGPDTIVSLNQINIQDFNQAADDLVADILVSGVLERAPTQPAVMAISRITNGTSNNFDMDSLTKKIRTSLLRSGKVITTTTLAYGGAEDPLAKDLAQQNQFLAGDKQQSPKPYYTLSGKIIEDKAKASGVNQVTYSFQLTLTTVQDGLGVWEGEKQITKQGKRASVGW; encoded by the coding sequence ATGAACAAATCCATCCGTCTCCCGCTCGCGTTCACCACGCTGGCCGGCCTGTTCGTTTTCGCCGGCTGCTCCAATAATGCGCATTACGTCGATTCGAAGGGACCCGACACGATCGTCTCGCTCAACCAGATCAACATCCAGGACTTCAACCAGGCGGCGGACGACCTCGTGGCCGACATTCTCGTCTCCGGCGTGCTCGAGCGCGCCCCGACCCAGCCCGCCGTCATGGCCATCTCGCGGATCACCAACGGCACGAGCAACAACTTCGACATGGATTCCCTGACGAAGAAAATCCGCACCTCGCTGCTGCGCTCCGGCAAGGTCATCACGACCACCACCCTGGCTTACGGCGGCGCCGAGGACCCGCTGGCCAAGGACCTCGCGCAGCAGAACCAGTTTCTCGCCGGCGACAAGCAGCAGTCGCCGAAACCGTACTACACGCTTTCGGGCAAGATCATCGAGGACAAGGCCAAGGCCAGCGGCGTCAACCAGGTGACCTACTCCTTCCAGCTCACGCTCACGACCGTGCAGGACGGCCTCGGCGTGTGGGAAGGCGAGAAGCAGATCACCAAGCAGGGCAAACGCGCCTCGGTCGGCTGGTAA